A single genomic interval of Mucilaginibacter boryungensis harbors:
- a CDS encoding NUDIX hydrolase, producing MAQKYRIYINEKVLLITTVQPKHPENFQRLDNQFFDLKTIYAQVVNQHKNKRFYILCNNAKAFLKKIKKSVMLIEAAGGLVKNPEGDYLFIYRNDKWDIPKGKLEKGEKKKEGAVREVEEECGIKVSKAGKKIINTYHTYIYKGEVVLKKTYWYSMKYKGSERLKPQIEEGITEVRWFNKGHMEDIKNNTFPSIMDVLEKVGLLKGTPTLL from the coding sequence ATGGCCCAAAAATACAGAATTTATATCAACGAAAAGGTTTTACTCATCACAACTGTACAACCCAAGCACCCCGAAAATTTCCAGCGGCTTGACAATCAGTTTTTTGACTTAAAAACTATTTATGCACAAGTTGTTAATCAGCATAAAAATAAACGCTTTTATATTTTGTGTAATAACGCGAAGGCCTTTTTAAAGAAGATAAAAAAATCGGTAATGTTAATTGAAGCTGCGGGAGGTTTGGTAAAAAATCCCGAAGGTGATTACCTGTTTATTTACCGTAACGACAAATGGGACATCCCGAAAGGCAAACTGGAAAAAGGTGAAAAGAAGAAAGAAGGCGCCGTGCGCGAGGTTGAGGAGGAATGCGGGATAAAGGTTAGCAAGGCCGGCAAAAAAATTATTAATACCTATCACACTTACATATACAAAGGCGAGGTTGTACTAAAAAAAACCTACTGGTACAGCATGAAATATAAAGGCAGCGAACGCTTAAAGCCACAAATTGAAGAAGGGATTACGGAAGTACGCTGGTTTAACAAAGGGCATATGGAAGATATTAAGAACAATACCTTCCCATCTATTATGGATGTGCTGGAAAAAGTAGGCTTGCTTAAAGGTACGCCAACGCTTCTTTAG
- a CDS encoding TetR/AcrR family transcriptional regulator, which translates to MLTKAERTKQFILETAAPIFNQKGISGANIDDVLAAAKLTKGCLYGHFESKEDLALQVVDYMLNTNGEKMSLTINQAKTAKAKVFAFLDFYKDPINTYLKGGCPVFNIAVESDDNFPAIKEKIGGIIRHGQEMFVNILNQGIVNGEFSDKLDAPLYAFKAVAAVEGAVVMCRAMNTAKPMQGLLKSLKAELESYVI; encoded by the coding sequence ATGCTTACTAAAGCGGAACGAACAAAACAGTTTATCCTGGAAACGGCGGCCCCCATTTTTAATCAGAAAGGGATATCCGGCGCGAATATAGACGATGTGCTTGCTGCTGCTAAACTGACTAAGGGATGCCTTTACGGTCATTTTGAAAGTAAGGAAGACCTGGCCTTGCAGGTAGTTGACTATATGCTGAATACTAATGGTGAAAAAATGTCACTGACCATCAATCAGGCTAAAACAGCTAAGGCTAAGGTATTTGCCTTCCTCGATTTTTATAAAGATCCTATAAATACTTACCTTAAAGGTGGATGCCCGGTATTTAATATCGCTGTAGAATCTGATGATAATTTCCCGGCCATTAAGGAAAAAATAGGCGGTATAATCCGGCATGGACAGGAAATGTTTGTCAATATTTTAAATCAGGGAATAGTTAACGGCGAGTTTTCCGACAAGTTGGATGCGCCTCTTTACGCGTTCAAGGCAGTGGCTGCTGTTGAAGGTGCTGTTGTGATGTGTAGAGCGATGAATACAGCAAAACCGATGCAGGGTTTGCTCAAAAGCCTGAAGGCTGAATTGGAGAGCTACGTAATATAA
- a CDS encoding NADP-dependent oxidoreductase produces the protein MKAFIIDKYKSKDGGRIGQMPLPELQPDEVLVEVHAAAVNLLDSKIRDGEFKLFLPYKTPFILGHDVAGIITKVGARVQRFKVGDEVYARPADHHIGTFAEFIAIREADIAIKPKNLTMEEAASVPLVGLTVWQALVEIGKLKKGQKVFIQAGSGGVGTFAIQLAKHLGATVATTTSAGNMELVKSLGADVVIDYKKDDFEKVLHDYDLVLNSQDGKTLEKSLRVLKPGGQLISISGPPDPAFAEEIKSPWFIKLIIHFLSRGVRKQAKRLKVGFSFLFMKASGEQLKEITSLISSGIIKPVIDKVFPFESIKDAITYVESGRAKGKIVIKMK, from the coding sequence ATGAAAGCATTCATCATAGATAAATATAAAAGTAAAGACGGCGGGCGAATTGGGCAAATGCCCCTTCCGGAGCTTCAGCCTGATGAAGTATTGGTAGAAGTACATGCTGCTGCTGTAAACCTATTGGATTCAAAGATCAGAGACGGAGAGTTTAAACTTTTTTTACCTTATAAAACGCCGTTTATATTAGGTCATGATGTGGCGGGCATTATAACTAAGGTGGGGGCAAGGGTGCAGCGATTTAAAGTTGGTGACGAGGTTTATGCGCGACCAGCAGATCATCACATCGGTACGTTTGCCGAATTTATTGCGATCAGGGAAGCAGATATTGCGATTAAGCCAAAGAACTTAACCATGGAAGAAGCGGCATCCGTTCCACTTGTTGGCTTAACCGTCTGGCAAGCACTGGTCGAAATAGGAAAACTGAAGAAAGGGCAGAAAGTTTTCATTCAGGCTGGTTCCGGTGGTGTGGGAACATTTGCTATACAACTGGCAAAGCATCTGGGGGCTACCGTAGCCACTACCACAAGTGCGGGCAACATGGAATTGGTAAAAAGCCTTGGTGCAGATGTTGTGATTGACTACAAGAAAGATGACTTTGAGAAAGTGCTGCATGATTACGACCTGGTTTTAAATAGCCAGGATGGAAAAACACTCGAAAAATCACTGCGGGTATTAAAGCCTGGTGGACAGCTCATCTCAATCTCCGGTCCTCCTGATCCGGCTTTTGCTGAAGAAATCAAATCTCCCTGGTTCATAAAATTAATTATTCACTTTTTGAGCCGGGGAGTAAGGAAGCAAGCAAAACGGCTTAAGGTGGGCTTCTCATTTTTATTTATGAAGGCCAGCGGAGAGCAGTTAAAGGAAATTACCTCGCTTATAAGTTCCGGCATTATAAAACCCGTTATCGACAAAGTTTTCCCGTTCGAATCTATCAAAGACGCGATAACCTATGTTGAAAGTGGCAGGGCCAAGGGGAAAATTGTAATCAAAATGAAGTGA
- a CDS encoding sialate O-acetylesterase: protein MIKLFICALLILSGQAFARVILPSVIDNNMVLQQNARVPLWGKAKPNARVTVITSWNNKLYTVWAKNDSTWRVFVQTPKAGGPYEVSFNDGQLLKLKNILIGEVWICSGQSNMEMPVKGFGNQPILNSNDILMDAENPQIRLFRLERALTRQPQANCKATPWQEADAESVKNFSAVGYQYAKLLQARLKVPVGIIMSVWGGTMIEAWMDKASINNFPEVKIPADTARINKNDPTVLFNAMINPFVGYGIKGVIWYQGEQNRINYQIYDKLMVSMVKEWRKLWEMGDWPFYYVQIAPYTYTLKDKQGLAPYLREAQLKAMSEIPNAGMVVTMDVGSERVIHPPDKLPVSKRLAYWALANAYGKKGINYLSPVYKSMKITGSNAYINFNYTPNGLTTFGKELLAFEIAGDDKVFYPAKAKISGNGIIVSSENVKTPVAVRYAFKDWVVGDVYNTEGLPLAPFRTDDW from the coding sequence ATGATAAAACTGTTTATCTGCGCCTTGCTAATATTATCGGGACAGGCTTTTGCCCGGGTAATACTGCCATCTGTTATTGATAATAATATGGTGCTGCAGCAAAACGCTCGCGTGCCGCTATGGGGTAAAGCGAAGCCAAATGCCAGGGTTACGGTCATCACCTCGTGGAACAATAAGCTGTATACCGTATGGGCAAAAAACGATAGCACCTGGCGTGTTTTTGTGCAAACACCTAAAGCAGGCGGGCCTTATGAAGTTAGTTTTAACGATGGGCAGCTATTAAAACTAAAAAACATCCTGATCGGCGAAGTGTGGATTTGCTCGGGCCAATCTAATATGGAAATGCCGGTTAAGGGGTTTGGAAATCAACCAATATTGAATAGCAACGATATATTGATGGACGCCGAGAATCCGCAAATTCGTTTGTTCCGCCTGGAACGGGCCTTAACGCGGCAGCCACAAGCCAATTGTAAAGCTACCCCCTGGCAGGAAGCCGATGCTGAAAGCGTTAAAAATTTCAGTGCTGTTGGCTATCAATATGCTAAACTACTGCAGGCCAGGTTAAAAGTACCCGTAGGTATCATTATGTCGGTATGGGGCGGTACTATGATCGAAGCATGGATGGATAAAGCCAGTATAAATAACTTTCCCGAGGTAAAAATACCCGCTGATACAGCCAGGATCAATAAAAACGACCCGACCGTATTGTTTAATGCTATGATTAACCCCTTTGTGGGTTATGGTATAAAAGGCGTAATATGGTATCAGGGCGAACAAAACCGCATCAATTATCAGATTTATGATAAACTGATGGTTAGTATGGTAAAGGAGTGGCGTAAACTATGGGAAATGGGCGACTGGCCTTTTTATTATGTACAAATTGCACCGTATACTTACACATTAAAAGATAAACAAGGTTTGGCCCCCTACTTGCGTGAAGCACAATTAAAAGCGATGAGCGAAATTCCTAATGCAGGGATGGTAGTTACAATGGATGTGGGGAGCGAACGGGTTATCCATCCGCCGGATAAATTGCCGGTTAGCAAGCGGCTGGCTTATTGGGCTTTAGCTAATGCTTATGGTAAAAAAGGCATTAACTATCTAAGCCCGGTTTATAAATCAATGAAGATAACCGGTAGTAACGCTTATATTAATTTCAATTATACGCCAAACGGGCTTACCACATTTGGAAAAGAGCTATTGGCATTTGAAATTGCAGGCGATGATAAAGTGTTTTATCCGGCTAAGGCAAAAATATCAGGTAACGGCATTATAGTTTCAAGCGAAAATGTAAAAACGCCGGTAGCCGTAAGGTACGCTTTTAAAGATTGGGTAGTTGGCGATGTTTATAATACCGAAGGATTGCCATTAGCCCCTTTCCGGACGGATGACTGGTAG
- the coaD gene encoding pantetheine-phosphate adenylyltransferase, translating into MKIALFPGSFDPVTKAHVDIVKRSVNLFDKVYIGIGANSTKPGFLSIEKREQMLRAVFETEPRIHVIAYEGLTVDFCKSINAKYMIRGIRTVSDFEYEKAIAQMNHALAPDIESIFIVSKPGYSSISSTIVREIMKHNGDVSQFIPKEALAYL; encoded by the coding sequence ATGAAAATAGCGCTTTTCCCAGGCTCGTTCGATCCCGTTACCAAGGCCCATGTCGATATTGTAAAACGCTCGGTCAACCTGTTCGATAAAGTTTACATAGGCATTGGCGCCAATAGTACCAAACCTGGCTTTTTAAGTATAGAAAAGCGCGAGCAAATGCTGCGGGCGGTGTTTGAAACAGAACCGCGTATACATGTAATAGCTTATGAAGGGCTTACGGTAGATTTTTGTAAAAGCATCAACGCCAAATACATGATCAGGGGCATCCGTACGGTATCCGATTTTGAATATGAAAAAGCTATAGCGCAAATGAACCATGCGCTGGCGCCCGATATTGAAAGTATATTTATTGTAAGCAAGCCAGGCTATTCATCTATCAGTTCAACAATTGTGCGCGAGATTATGAAGCACAATGGCGATGTAAGCCAGTTTATCCCTAAAGAAGCGTTGGCGTACCTTTAA
- the rsmD gene encoding 16S rRNA (guanine(966)-N(2))-methyltransferase RsmD gives MRIIGGRLKGLRLNPPKGLPVRPTTDLAKEALFNILQNQIDIEGLRVLDLFSGTGNLSLEFASRDASEVISVDKSVRCVHFLKDMARQHGLEQIKTYNADVFKFLELETEPYDLIFADPPYDLSRIPEIAKLVFSKNLLSADGILIIEHQSMQNLSNHPAFSEQRKYGHSSFSFFRNEINGNDL, from the coding sequence ATGCGGATTATTGGCGGACGGTTAAAAGGATTGCGGCTTAACCCACCCAAAGGTTTACCCGTGCGCCCCACAACCGATTTGGCTAAGGAAGCCCTTTTCAATATCCTGCAAAATCAAATTGATATAGAAGGCCTGCGTGTGCTCGATTTGTTTAGCGGTACGGGAAACCTATCGCTGGAGTTTGCATCGCGCGATGCATCGGAAGTTATTTCGGTTGATAAAAGCGTCCGCTGTGTGCATTTTCTGAAAGATATGGCACGCCAGCACGGTCTTGAACAGATAAAAACCTACAATGCAGATGTTTTCAAATTCCTGGAACTGGAGACCGAACCCTACGATTTGATATTTGCCGACCCACCCTACGACCTGAGCCGGATTCCCGAGATAGCTAAGCTGGTATTCAGCAAAAACTTATTATCTGCTGATGGTATTTTGATCATCGAGCATCAATCCATGCAAAACCTGAGCAACCATCCCGCCTTTAGCGAACAGCGTAAATACGGGCATTCGTCTTTTTCGTTTTTCAGAAATGAAATTAACGGGAATGATTTATAG
- a CDS encoding ABC-F family ATP-binding cassette domain-containing protein: MITVSNLSLRYGKRTLFEDVNLKFTQGNCYGIIGANGAGKSTFMKILSGEIDPTSGSVSFTPGERMAVLTQNHYAFDEFPVIETVMMGHKELYDVRQEKDAIYLKEDFSDADGERAGELENLFAEMDGWNAESNAATLLSNLGIKEDLHYKLLKELDGNQKVRVLLAQALFGNPDILLLDEPTNDLDIHTISWLEDFLASYEAIVLVVSHDRHFLDTVCTHVVDIDFSKMTIYTGNYSFWYESSQLALKQRADQNKKMEDRVKELQDFIRRFSANASKSKQATSRKKALDKINLDEIKPSNRKYPGIIFNNQGREAGDQILQVEKLSKKLGGEVLFGDINFTVNKGDKIAVLSQNSLATTAFYEILTGRDKDFKGEFKWGVTINIADIPMDNSEYFKGKDENLIDWLREYSTGEKDDQFIRGFLGRMLFSGEEVLKKSNVLSGGEKMRCMFSRMMLQQANVLLFDEPTNHLDLESITALNNGMKDFRGTMLFTSRDHELTSTVANRIIELTPTGIIDKLMTYDEYIASDAVEKQRAEMYA, from the coding sequence ATGATTACGGTATCTAATCTTTCCTTGCGCTATGGCAAGCGTACTTTATTTGAGGATGTTAATTTAAAATTTACGCAAGGAAACTGTTATGGGATAATTGGTGCTAACGGTGCCGGGAAATCAACCTTTATGAAAATACTTTCAGGCGAAATTGACCCGACAAGCGGCTCGGTATCTTTTACGCCGGGCGAACGTATGGCCGTCCTTACCCAAAATCACTATGCATTTGATGAGTTTCCGGTAATTGAAACCGTAATGATGGGCCACAAGGAATTATACGATGTGCGCCAGGAAAAAGATGCTATTTACTTAAAAGAAGATTTTAGCGATGCAGACGGCGAACGTGCGGGTGAACTGGAAAACCTGTTTGCCGAAATGGATGGCTGGAATGCTGAAAGTAATGCCGCTACTTTATTAAGTAACCTTGGCATAAAAGAAGACCTGCACTATAAATTACTTAAAGAACTGGATGGTAACCAGAAGGTACGTGTTTTATTAGCACAGGCCCTGTTTGGTAACCCCGATATATTACTGCTGGATGAGCCTACCAACGATTTGGATATCCACACCATTAGCTGGCTGGAAGACTTTTTAGCAAGCTATGAAGCGATTGTACTGGTAGTATCGCACGACAGGCACTTTCTGGATACCGTGTGTACCCACGTAGTAGATATTGATTTCTCTAAAATGACCATTTATACCGGTAACTATTCGTTCTGGTACGAATCAAGTCAGCTGGCTTTAAAACAGCGTGCCGACCAAAATAAAAAGATGGAAGACCGCGTGAAGGAGCTGCAGGATTTTATCCGCAGGTTTAGTGCCAACGCATCTAAATCGAAACAAGCTACCAGCCGTAAAAAGGCGCTGGATAAGATCAACCTTGATGAGATCAAACCATCTAACCGTAAGTACCCGGGAATTATATTTAACAACCAGGGCCGCGAAGCCGGCGACCAGATATTGCAGGTCGAAAAACTAAGTAAAAAATTGGGCGGGGAAGTGTTGTTTGGTGACATAAATTTTACCGTAAATAAAGGTGATAAGATTGCGGTCCTATCGCAAAACAGCCTGGCCACCACCGCCTTTTATGAGATACTTACCGGGCGCGACAAGGATTTTAAAGGCGAATTTAAATGGGGCGTTACTATTAATATTGCCGATATCCCTATGGACAACTCCGAATATTTTAAGGGTAAGGATGAAAACCTGATAGACTGGCTGCGCGAATATTCAACAGGGGAGAAGGACGATCAGTTTATCCGTGGCTTTTTGGGGCGTATGCTTTTCTCGGGCGAGGAAGTGCTTAAGAAAAGCAATGTATTATCCGGCGGCGAGAAAATGCGTTGTATGTTCAGCCGTATGATGTTACAGCAGGCCAACGTGCTGTTATTTGATGAACCAACCAACCACCTCGATCTGGAATCCATCACCGCGCTGAACAATGGCATGAAGGATTTTAGGGGTACCATGCTGTTTACTTCGCGAGATCATGAGTTAACATCAACCGTGGCTAATCGCATTATTGAATTAACACCAACCGGGATAATAGATAAATTAATGACTTACGACGAATACATTGCCAGCGACGCTGTAGAAAAACAGCGCGCCGAAATGTATGCCTAA
- the pyrE gene encoding orotate phosphoribosyltransferase: protein MFNKTETEQKVAEFLLQIKAIKLQPNNPFTWASGWKSPIYCDNRVTLSHPAIRTYIRQQLTQLIQDEFGSVGCIAGVATAGIPQGALVAQELGLPFAYVRSKPKEHGTGSMIEGEIKTGERIVVIEDLISTGKSSLQAVEALRAAGHDVAGMAAIFTYGFDIAEENFKKAKCRFVTLSNYNALLKFAEEGQYILPENVELLKQWREDPANWGK, encoded by the coding sequence ATGTTTAATAAAACTGAAACTGAACAAAAAGTAGCCGAGTTTCTGCTGCAAATTAAAGCAATAAAATTACAACCTAATAATCCTTTTACCTGGGCATCGGGATGGAAGTCGCCAATTTATTGTGATAATCGTGTAACACTTTCTCATCCCGCCATCCGTACCTATATCCGCCAACAATTAACACAGCTGATACAGGATGAATTTGGTTCAGTTGGTTGTATTGCCGGGGTGGCTACAGCTGGTATTCCTCAAGGCGCATTGGTAGCGCAGGAGTTGGGTTTGCCATTTGCCTATGTACGTTCGAAACCTAAAGAGCACGGCACAGGAAGTATGATTGAAGGTGAAATTAAAACCGGTGAGCGGATTGTAGTAATTGAAGACCTGATTTCAACCGGTAAAAGCAGTTTGCAGGCTGTAGAAGCATTGCGCGCAGCAGGGCACGACGTAGCTGGTATGGCTGCCATATTTACGTATGGTTTTGATATTGCCGAAGAGAATTTTAAGAAAGCTAAATGCAGGTTTGTAACCCTATCAAACTATAACGCGTTATTAAAGTTTGCCGAAGAAGGCCAGTATATATTGCCTGAAAATGTTGAGTTGCTGAAACAATGGCGCGAAGATCCGGCCAATTGGGGTAAATAA
- a CDS encoding sugar-binding domain-containing protein: MINKQAITGFLKTLIVTHLCCVALQGSAQQQISLAGNWKVKLDPQNAGLQQKWYTQKFEESIKLPGTLDDAGMGKKSTLTADTLTREVVLELTRKHSYIGPAWYSKEVQVPSNWKDKDISLYLGRVIWHTQVWVDGRAAGSAESLSVPQRFDLSTFLTPGKHLIVMRIDNSKQYDISHKNYAHAYTDGTQIIWNGVIGKIDLVSHNRVKINGIETYPDVKNSSVTLSVDLQNDLNNPIHKTLRLRVFEKDKKQVYDQKIALNIPPGQYKRDIKINLGKAALLWDEFNPNLYKVTAEILDERSGLQDKLATTFGMREITHDNNILRVNGRQIYLRGTLECDIFPLTGHPPMDKSGWLKVFNTAKEYGLNHIRFHSWCPPDPAFEVADSLGFYLQIELPLWSLKVGSDTSTCKFIEDEALRISKEYGNHPSFCLWSMGNELEGDFNWLTKLMLNLKAKDKRHLYTTTTMSFQKGHGAWPETDDDFFITQRTKKGWVRGQGIFNTYPPEFSTDYTNALAGMPVPMITHEMGQYSVYPNMDEIKKYTGVLDPLNFKAIRHDLQNKGMLNLARDFMLASGKFSANLYKEEIERNLKTRGMSGFQLLDLHDFPGQGTALVGILDAFWDSKGLITPQEQRMYCAPVVPLIRFPKAVYTSAEQFEALAEVANFSKGNLKHITPVWNVKDGQGKVLFNGVLNSKDIPVGNGIALGKFGFNLKNILKAQQLTILLELKGTTYKNSWNIWVYPEKVETGIKGIIRTSSLKNALVYLNQGKTVLLNPDTASIIGVTGRFAPVFWSPVHFPNQPGTMGILCDPKQPALSNFPTDFYSNWQWWDLIASSKTMVIDSLPALKPIVRVIDNFYKNRKMANVLEARVGPGKLIIVSMDISHNLDKRPAARQLRYSLEQYMSSGNFNPVVELNAGQLMYLVNEK; this comes from the coding sequence ATGATAAATAAACAGGCAATAACGGGATTTTTGAAAACACTAATTGTAACACATTTGTGTTGTGTAGCTTTACAAGGCAGTGCACAGCAACAAATTTCTCTGGCCGGAAATTGGAAAGTGAAACTCGACCCTCAGAATGCAGGCTTACAGCAAAAATGGTATACTCAAAAATTTGAAGAATCTATAAAACTGCCCGGTACACTGGACGATGCGGGCATGGGCAAAAAAAGCACTCTTACGGCCGATACCCTAACCAGGGAAGTAGTGCTTGAATTAACGAGGAAGCATTCCTATATAGGGCCGGCCTGGTATTCAAAAGAAGTTCAGGTTCCATCAAACTGGAAAGATAAGGATATAAGCCTTTATTTAGGGCGGGTAATATGGCATACACAGGTTTGGGTTGATGGGCGCGCAGCCGGTTCGGCAGAAAGTTTAAGCGTACCTCAACGCTTTGATCTCAGTACCTTCCTTACACCAGGAAAACATCTGATTGTTATGCGTATTGACAATTCCAAACAATATGACATCAGCCATAAAAATTACGCGCATGCCTATACCGACGGCACACAAATTATCTGGAACGGTGTAATAGGAAAGATTGACCTGGTTTCGCATAACAGGGTGAAAATTAATGGTATAGAAACCTATCCGGATGTTAAAAATTCATCTGTCACGCTATCTGTTGATTTACAGAATGATCTAAACAATCCGATTCATAAAACTTTAAGGCTGCGGGTATTCGAAAAGGATAAAAAACAGGTTTATGATCAGAAAATTGCTTTAAATATTCCTCCGGGACAATATAAAAGGGATATAAAAATAAACCTGGGCAAAGCAGCTTTGTTATGGGATGAGTTTAATCCCAATTTATATAAAGTTACTGCAGAAATACTTGATGAACGATCTGGTTTACAGGATAAGTTAGCCACAACCTTCGGTATGCGTGAAATTACACATGATAATAACATATTACGTGTAAACGGCCGGCAGATCTATTTAAGAGGAACGCTTGAATGCGATATTTTCCCATTGACCGGGCACCCCCCAATGGATAAAAGCGGCTGGCTAAAGGTGTTCAACACAGCAAAAGAATATGGCCTTAACCATATTCGTTTCCATTCCTGGTGCCCTCCTGACCCCGCATTTGAAGTTGCCGATTCTTTAGGCTTTTATTTACAGATAGAGCTGCCTTTATGGAGTTTAAAAGTGGGTAGTGACACCTCAACATGCAAGTTTATAGAAGATGAGGCCCTGCGTATCAGTAAGGAATATGGCAACCATCCTTCATTCTGTTTATGGTCAATGGGAAATGAACTTGAAGGGGATTTTAATTGGCTGACAAAGTTAATGCTGAATTTAAAAGCCAAAGACAAACGGCATTTATATACTACTACTACCATGTCCTTTCAAAAGGGCCACGGTGCCTGGCCAGAAACTGATGATGATTTTTTTATCACCCAGCGTACTAAAAAGGGATGGGTAAGAGGACAAGGAATATTTAATACTTATCCGCCAGAATTTTCTACGGATTATACCAACGCCCTTGCCGGAATGCCGGTGCCGATGATCACACACGAGATGGGCCAGTATTCGGTTTATCCCAATATGGACGAGATCAAAAAATATACAGGCGTACTTGATCCGCTTAATTTTAAAGCTATACGGCATGATCTTCAGAATAAAGGCATGCTTAATTTGGCCCGAGATTTTATGTTGGCCAGTGGTAAGTTTTCAGCTAATTTATACAAGGAAGAAATAGAGCGCAATCTTAAAACCAGGGGAATGAGTGGTTTTCAATTACTGGATCTGCATGATTTTCCCGGACAAGGAACTGCACTGGTAGGTATCCTGGATGCATTTTGGGATAGCAAAGGTTTGATCACTCCGCAAGAACAGCGTATGTATTGCGCCCCGGTAGTGCCTTTAATCCGCTTTCCGAAGGCTGTTTATACAAGTGCAGAACAATTTGAGGCCCTGGCCGAAGTAGCCAATTTTAGCAAAGGTAATCTAAAACATATTACCCCTGTTTGGAACGTTAAGGACGGACAAGGCAAAGTACTGTTCAATGGCGTTTTAAATAGTAAGGACATACCTGTTGGTAATGGTATAGCGTTAGGTAAATTTGGTTTCAATCTTAAAAATATATTAAAGGCGCAGCAGTTAACTATACTGCTGGAACTCAAGGGCACTACATATAAAAACAGCTGGAATATCTGGGTGTATCCTGAAAAAGTAGAAACAGGAATCAAAGGGATAATACGCACCAGTTCGCTTAAAAATGCATTGGTATATTTAAACCAGGGCAAAACCGTATTGCTGAACCCTGATACGGCAAGCATTATAGGTGTAACAGGGCGTTTCGCGCCTGTATTTTGGAGTCCGGTACATTTTCCAAATCAGCCGGGAACAATGGGAATATTGTGTGATCCGAAACAACCTGCTTTATCAAATTTTCCTACTGATTTTTATAGTAACTGGCAATGGTGGGATTTAATTGCGTCATCAAAAACAATGGTGATTGATTCCCTCCCGGCCCTGAAACCTATTGTAAGGGTGATCGATAATTTTTATAAAAACAGGAAAATGGCAAATGTACTGGAAGCCCGCGTAGGCCCAGGCAAACTGATCATAGTGTCAATGGACATTTCACATAATTTAGATAAAAGGCCTGCAGCCAGGCAGCTTCGTTACAGTTTGGAGCAATATATGAGCAGCGGTAATTTTAATCCTGTTGTTGAATTAAATGCCGGGCAGTTGATGTATCTGGTAAATGAAAAATAA
- a CDS encoding SDR family NAD(P)-dependent oxidoreductase, giving the protein MNGKTVLITGASSGIGLLVASKLHENGYKVIGTSRSPEKYQVKLPFKLLPLDLNDDRSIASFGKQLFSHISQLDVLINNAGYLVNGLAEETPIDLGKQQFETNFWGTIKLTNELLPYFRKQKHGKIITIGSLLGLVGLPNVAYYAASKHALEGYFKSLRFELNQFNIKVVMLEPMSFKTNIGESGTIAAGSITDYDAFRQKVTAYTKSAFDKAPEPAPVVAALLQAVKEKNPKFGYPVGKGSSIVLLLQHFAYKVFEKSILRSVNNSK; this is encoded by the coding sequence ATGAATGGAAAAACAGTATTGATCACAGGTGCCTCGTCTGGCATCGGTCTGCTTGTCGCCAGCAAGCTACACGAAAATGGCTACAAGGTAATCGGCACAAGCCGTAGTCCGGAAAAATACCAGGTTAAATTACCCTTCAAGCTACTGCCATTGGATCTGAATGACGACCGGTCCATAGCATCCTTTGGCAAACAGCTATTCAGTCATATCAGCCAATTGGATGTGCTGATCAATAATGCAGGTTACTTAGTAAACGGACTTGCCGAAGAGACCCCGATTGACTTAGGTAAACAGCAGTTTGAAACTAACTTTTGGGGTACCATTAAATTAACTAACGAATTGCTACCCTATTTCAGGAAGCAAAAACATGGGAAAATAATAACAATTGGTTCCCTGCTGGGTTTGGTGGGCCTTCCAAATGTAGCCTATTACGCGGCTTCCAAACATGCCCTTGAGGGTTACTTTAAATCACTTCGGTTTGAATTGAACCAGTTTAACATCAAGGTGGTTATGCTTGAGCCGATGAGTTTTAAAACCAATATCGGCGAGAGTGGAACTATTGCAGCTGGAAGTATCACAGATTATGACGCGTTCAGGCAAAAGGTAACCGCATATACCAAAAGTGCATTTGATAAGGCCCCCGAGCCAGCGCCGGTTGTTGCTGCTTTGCTGCAAGCAGTAAAAGAAAAAAATCCAAAGTTTGGTTACCCTGTCGGAAAAGGATCATCAATCGTGCTCCTGCTTCAACATTTCGCCTATAAGGTTTTCGAGAAATCCATTCTCAGATCGGTTAACAATTCAAAATAG